The Ectothiorhodospiraceae bacterium 2226 region CAGGCCCTGGCCACGCTGCCCAGTGCGGCGCAGCGCGCCATTCAGTTCAACCGCTCCACGCCGGGGCTGGGCACCAGCCTGGTCGGTATGAGCACGCCGGCCCACCTGGACGACGCGCTCGCGGTGGCGCGCCTCGCGCCGCTGGAGCGCAGCGCCTACCTCGCGATGTTTAGCCGCGCGGAATGAACCGCGACGGTCAGCCGTGCGGAATGAGCCGCGACGTTCAGCCGCGCGGAATGAACCGCCAACGTCCCGCCGCACGAGGGCTGCCAGCTGCCGCCGCCGGTGGATTGAATATTAGCCGTTGCTTATATAGCTGAGGCTGGTAATATTTAAGTCCTTCATCCGCAGGAGCTGCCCATGAACGCCGCCACTTCCGCGCTGCTGATTCTTCTTGTGGCATTGGTTCTGCCAGCCCAGGCCGCCGAGCCGCCGTTCGAGACAGTCCGCACCGAGTATCAAACGGTGCCGCGCGAGCGCGTCTTCGACGCCGTGGTGGAGGCGATCCATCGGTCCACCGTCTCTGCGCAGGCGTCGGGTCGGGTGATCGAGGTGCTGTTCGACGTGGACGACTTCGTCGAGCAGGGCAGCGTGATCCTGCGCCTGCGCGACCGCGAACAGCGGTCCGCGCTGGAGGCCGCACAGGCCTCGCTCGGGGAGGCCCAGGCGCGCGAGCGCGAGGCGGCCGCCGAGCATACGCGCGTGGCCAGCCTGTTCGATCGGGGGCTGGTGGCGCGCGCCGCGTTGGATGCCGCGGAGGCGGACTTTCGCGCCGCCGAGCGCCGCCTGGAGGCCGCCCAAGCGCGCGTCGATCAGGCGCGCGAGCAGTTAGAGCACACCGTGGTGCGGGCACCGTTTTCCGGCATCGTGGTGGAACGACATATCGAACCGGGCGAGACCGCCACGCCGGGTCAGCCGCTACTGACCGGCGTGTCGCTGGACCAGTTGCGGGTCAGCGCCCACGTGGCGCAGGACGTCATCGGCACGATCCGCGCGCGCCAAGAGGCGCGCGTGATGCTGGCCGGCGCGGAGGGCCCGCTCGAGGTGCCCGGCGAGCGCCTCACCATCAGCCCGTACGCCGATCCGGCCAGCCATACCTTCCGCATACGCGTAGATCTGCCCAAGGAGGTTCCGGGCGTCTATCCCGGCATGTTCGGCAAGGTGGCCTTCGTGGTGGGCGAAGAGCGGCGTCTGGTGGTGCCGCGCGAGGCGGTGGTGCAGCGCGGCGAGGTGACCGGCGTGTATGTGCTGCGCGAGGACGGCAGCGTCGCGCTGCGCCATATTCGCCTGGGGCGTGCCCTCCCCGAGGAGAGGGTCGAGGTTCTCGCCGGCTTGAGCGAGGGCGAGCAGGTGGCCACCGATCCGATTCGGGCGGGCGCCTATCTGGTCGAGCGGCGGGCGGAGCGCTAGGGCGTGGCGGAACAGCGTTTAGGTATCTCGGGGCGTATCGCCGACCGTTTTCTGACCACGGAGATCACCCCGCTGCTGGCCCTGATCGGGTTGCTGCTGGGCGTGTTCGCCGTGCTGGTGACGCCGCGCGAGGAAGAGCCGCAGATCGACGTCACCTTCGCGAACGTGTTCATCCCGTTCCATGGTGCCGCCGCGCGCGACGTGGAGTACCTCGTCAGTACCCCGGCCGAGCAGATCCTGTCCGAGATCGAGGGCGTGGAGCACGTGTACTCGGTGTCGCGCCCGGGGATGGCGGTGCTGACCATCCAGTTCGAGGTGGGCGAGCCGCGCACCGAGGCCATCGTGCGGCTGTACAACGCCATCTTCTCCAATCAGGACTGGCTGCCGCCGGACCTCGGCGTCGGCCAGCCCATCATCAAGCCCATGGGCATCGACGACGTGCCCATCGTCGCGTTCACGCTGTGGACCGAGGATCCCGAGCGCGGCAGCTACGAGTTGCAGCAGGTCGCGCACGCCATCGAGGCCGAACTCAAGCGCGTGCAGGGCACGCGTGACATCTACACCATCGGCGGCCCCGACGATGTGGTGCAGGTGCAGCTCGACCCCGTGCGCCTGGCCGCCTACCGCCTCGCGCCGCAGGATTTGCGCGCCGCGCTGCAGGGCGCGAACGCCTCGCAGCCGGCCGGCGAGCTGGTGGACGACGATCGGGTGATCGAGGTGCAGGGCGGTCGTTTTCTCACCAGCGCGCAGGAGGTCGC contains the following coding sequences:
- a CDS encoding efflux RND transporter periplasmic adaptor subunit, which codes for MNAATSALLILLVALVLPAQAAEPPFETVRTEYQTVPRERVFDAVVEAIHRSTVSAQASGRVIEVLFDVDDFVEQGSVILRLRDREQRSALEAAQASLGEAQAREREAAAEHTRVASLFDRGLVARAALDAAEADFRAAERRLEAAQARVDQAREQLEHTVVRAPFSGIVVERHIEPGETATPGQPLLTGVSLDQLRVSAHVAQDVIGTIRARQEARVMLAGAEGPLEVPGERLTISPYADPASHTFRIRVDLPKEVPGVYPGMFGKVAFVVGEERRLVVPREAVVQRGEVTGVYVLREDGSVALRHIRLGRALPEERVEVLAGLSEGEQVATDPIRAGAYLVERRAER